A stretch of [Clostridium] scindens DNA encodes these proteins:
- a CDS encoding PucR family transcriptional regulator, whose amino-acid sequence MSLSLKELVRQLEHYSPEVILDCNYPISTVRFFNKEEISTEPGILLIGNAKDLPEIPPVGQISFLVAGTSIPDSYMRPEAGCTLVSVSGTADTFSLCNTVWKLLEEEIRTSKSILKLLKVKKSKTTLQELLDLGYEILGNPLLLVDVSLCFIAHAGGNTPTQEPLWEWTLSKGYVTDQYIEQIHMDMMEDLSGGSKADFVWEKGILNHDQLVYKIKDNGKPVAYLKVLALNKPISDSDLEIVEALGNSILYFLLESTNTYTPSSPLAESFLIALLNEKLYDKDAIEERIHQFNIKLYDYISVIVVELTKEYMQDINKIYVLKRVLQNFLARNTIVYYKGFLVAIFDTKTDSVFTESDFQQFNVLLEKQNCRAGISYSSKNLYSLPEQFSQAVAALNTAWKLHRKERVIRYCDYLLPHIFLNYADRGSLDYLIHPALKDILKLDTDKQKLFLETIRGYIENGTEMSVAAKKMYLNYNTLKYRVNRIVEMTGLDFGDSQTIFQLHLSFMILDMKNQMITSEEADS is encoded by the coding sequence ATGTCATTATCGCTGAAGGAACTGGTACGACAGCTGGAGCATTATTCGCCGGAAGTGATTCTGGACTGTAATTATCCGATTTCAACCGTCCGGTTCTTTAATAAAGAAGAGATATCTACCGAGCCGGGCATACTTTTAATCGGAAATGCCAAAGATCTGCCTGAGATTCCGCCGGTAGGACAGATCTCATTCCTGGTTGCAGGAACTTCCATTCCGGATTCCTATATGCGGCCGGAAGCAGGCTGCACCCTGGTGTCCGTCTCCGGGACTGCAGACACATTTTCCCTGTGCAACACAGTATGGAAACTGCTGGAGGAGGAGATCCGTACCTCCAAAAGCATATTGAAACTGCTGAAAGTGAAGAAAAGCAAGACGACCCTGCAGGAACTGCTGGACCTGGGATATGAGATCCTTGGCAATCCGCTTCTTCTTGTGGATGTCTCGCTCTGCTTTATCGCCCATGCAGGAGGCAATACCCCTACCCAGGAGCCTTTGTGGGAATGGACGCTGAGCAAGGGATATGTAACCGACCAGTATATCGAGCAGATCCACATGGATATGATGGAAGACCTAAGCGGCGGCTCCAAGGCAGATTTCGTGTGGGAAAAAGGAATCCTGAACCATGATCAACTGGTATACAAGATTAAAGATAACGGAAAGCCAGTCGCCTATTTAAAGGTGCTGGCCCTTAATAAGCCTATATCGGATTCGGATCTGGAGATTGTGGAGGCGTTAGGAAACAGCATCCTTTACTTTCTGCTGGAATCCACCAACACCTACACCCCAAGTTCTCCACTGGCGGAGTCGTTCCTGATCGCCCTGCTGAATGAAAAATTATATGACAAGGACGCCATCGAAGAACGCATCCACCAATTCAACATCAAGCTTTATGACTACATCTCCGTCATTGTCGTAGAACTTACAAAAGAATACATGCAGGACATTAATAAGATCTATGTATTAAAGCGGGTGCTCCAGAACTTTCTGGCAAGGAATACCATCGTATACTATAAAGGATTCCTGGTAGCCATCTTCGATACAAAGACGGATTCCGTCTTCACAGAATCCGACTTCCAGCAGTTCAATGTCCTTCTGGAAAAACAGAACTGCCGGGCCGGCATCAGCTATTCCAGCAAGAACCTGTATTCTCTTCCCGAACAGTTCTCGCAGGCCGTAGCCGCGCTCAATACAGCCTGGAAGCTGCATCGCAAAGAGCGCGTCATTCGCTACTGCGACTATCTTCTGCCGCATATCTTCTTAAACTACGCGGACCGTGGCTCTTTGGATTATCTGATCCATCCGGCCCTCAAGGATATCCTGAAGCTGGATACGGACAAGCAGAAGCTTTTCCTGGAGACCATCCGGGGCTATATTGAAAACGGAACAGAAATGTCCGTGGCTGCCAAGAAAATGTATCTGAACTACAATACGCTAAAGTACCGCGTCAACCGGATCGTGGAGATGACCGGCCTGGATTTTGGCGATTCCCAGACCATCTTCCAGCTTCATCTTTCCTTTATGATCCTGGACATGAAGAATCAGATGATAACCAGCGAAGAGGCGGATTCCTGA
- a CDS encoding MFS transporter, with the protein MDNKMKGRIKISIYAIALLMMGVIGITSALATIGANFPDASQTMIQNLISIPCFAIIPTTIIVGKLMETVPKKIIAVVGAACFLVGGIVPAFITSSFALILVMRAILGVGVGISQVVSTALVADNFQGEEQQKVQGTLQASQMGGVAVMVFAGGWLADIQWNYVFYVHILAILTLIATLFILPMQKVTVKENDAKEKHSVHLTKATWLWVLFMFGIFVSIQVYSIFLSFLVEERGLGTAADSGLGLAFFAIGGVIMGLLYSKLVKASGKCSVAIGCLMLAVSYFIMAFAGSMILCHIGSLILGMAVSVIVPGVMIYTGQTVDAFSVGMAISLVTCAQNFGQCVCAYIVNPLTGMFSDGSNVNFVAFILAGVLAAVLTVIMLGWGIKANKADAR; encoded by the coding sequence ATGGACAACAAAATGAAAGGCAGAATCAAGATTAGTATTTATGCCATAGCGCTTCTGATGATGGGGGTTATCGGAATCACCAGCGCATTGGCGACCATAGGAGCGAATTTCCCGGATGCGTCCCAGACGATGATCCAGAATCTTATTTCGATCCCATGTTTTGCAATCATACCGACGACAATCATTGTCGGCAAACTGATGGAGACTGTTCCAAAGAAGATCATCGCGGTTGTGGGGGCGGCATGCTTCTTAGTGGGCGGCATCGTGCCAGCATTCATCACATCGTCATTTGCCCTGATCTTAGTAATGCGGGCGATTCTGGGTGTAGGCGTGGGCATATCCCAGGTTGTGAGCACGGCTCTGGTAGCAGATAATTTCCAGGGCGAAGAGCAGCAGAAGGTTCAGGGAACCTTGCAGGCATCCCAGATGGGCGGCGTGGCTGTCATGGTATTCGCAGGGGGATGGCTGGCAGATATCCAGTGGAACTATGTATTCTATGTACATATCCTGGCGATCCTGACGCTGATCGCTACCTTATTCATTCTGCCAATGCAGAAAGTCACGGTGAAGGAGAATGACGCGAAAGAAAAGCATTCCGTACATCTGACGAAGGCTACCTGGCTGTGGGTGCTCTTTATGTTTGGCATCTTTGTATCAATTCAGGTGTACTCCATCTTCCTGTCATTTCTGGTAGAAGAGCGGGGACTTGGGACAGCAGCGGACTCTGGCCTGGGGCTGGCATTCTTCGCTATCGGCGGCGTGATCATGGGACTGCTGTACAGTAAGCTGGTTAAGGCTTCTGGAAAATGTTCCGTTGCGATCGGATGCCTGATGCTGGCAGTATCCTATTTCATCATGGCATTTGCAGGAAGCATGATCCTGTGCCACATTGGCAGCCTGATCCTTGGAATGGCAGTATCCGTAATCGTACCGGGCGTTATGATCTATACGGGGCAGACGGTAGACGCGTTCTCTGTAGGCATGGCAATCTCACTGGTTACCTGTGCGCAGAACTTTGGACAGTGCGTATGCGCTTACATCGTGAATCCGCTGACAGGAATGTTCAGCGATGGATCGAATGTCAACTTTGTAGCATTCATCTTAGCAGGGGTGCTGGCTGCAGTCCTGACGGTGATCATGCTGGGATGGGGAATCAAGGCAAATAAGGCGGATGCCAGATAA
- a CDS encoding FAD-dependent oxidoreductase, with amino-acid sequence MYKKLFSAKKIGSMEVPNRIVMTAMGNHIANEDGTVSEADIAFYGARAKGGVGLVITECACVDFATGKGNLRQMSVDDDKYIPGLKQLADEVHKYGSCIAVQIYHPGRQGIAEMNGVESMKSASQTECQCVHQPTHEMTTDEIKELAGFFISGAKRLKEAGVDAVELHGAHGYLIGQFLSPYTNLRTDEYGGNFENRMRFLDEIIDGIRKECGEDYPIIVRYSVDEHMDYAGHPECGLHLQDGVEIAKHLEAKGVDALDVSAGIYETMNVAWEPVGFDQGWKMEGPEAVKKAVQIPVIGASVIREPQYAEQVLEEEKCDFIGSARTFFADPDWAVKAREGREKEIRKCISCLYCMETLMAADLSPVPMGCAINFQGCRESQYNDDTLKKDGNGRTVAVIGAGPAGMEAARVLAMRGFNPVVFEKQEQAGGQIVLASKPPKKEKTGWLVEYQKHQLEKLGVEVRLNTAPTMEELKALEPYAVFVSQGSKPIMPRSIKGIDGEQVYTPVEILNGSVTLKDKNVCVVGSGMTGIETAELLCEQGNKVSVFEMADDIGPGIFFQNLIDVLGRVNSYGTMLYPKHRLVELDGTKAVFETTDTKEQESYEFDAVVVSLGTASNTELKEEIEKEFEKVEFLGDALKAGRIENAIRTGYLAAAELD; translated from the coding sequence ATGTATAAGAAACTATTTTCAGCCAAGAAGATTGGCTCCATGGAGGTGCCAAACAGAATTGTCATGACTGCCATGGGCAATCATATCGCAAATGAAGACGGTACCGTATCAGAGGCAGACATCGCTTTTTACGGCGCCAGGGCAAAAGGCGGCGTAGGCCTGGTGATCACGGAATGCGCATGTGTTGATTTTGCAACAGGAAAAGGTAATTTAAGACAAATGTCCGTTGATGATGACAAATATATTCCAGGACTTAAGCAGCTTGCAGATGAAGTACATAAGTATGGCTCTTGCATCGCGGTGCAGATCTATCATCCGGGACGCCAGGGCATTGCGGAAATGAATGGAGTAGAGAGCATGAAGTCTGCCAGCCAGACGGAGTGCCAGTGCGTGCACCAGCCAACCCATGAGATGACGACAGACGAGATTAAAGAGCTGGCTGGCTTCTTCATATCCGGCGCGAAGCGTCTGAAAGAAGCAGGAGTAGATGCCGTAGAGCTGCACGGCGCCCATGGCTATCTGATCGGCCAGTTCTTAAGTCCTTATACCAACTTAAGGACAGATGAGTACGGCGGGAATTTTGAGAACCGGATGCGGTTCCTGGATGAGATTATCGATGGCATCCGGAAGGAATGCGGCGAAGACTACCCGATTATTGTGCGTTATTCCGTGGATGAGCATATGGATTATGCGGGACATCCAGAGTGCGGGCTTCATCTTCAGGACGGCGTGGAGATCGCAAAACATCTGGAAGCAAAGGGCGTAGACGCGTTGGATGTAAGCGCTGGAATCTACGAGACCATGAATGTGGCCTGGGAGCCGGTAGGTTTCGACCAGGGCTGGAAGATGGAAGGGCCGGAAGCAGTCAAGAAGGCGGTACAGATCCCTGTGATCGGTGCGTCCGTCATCCGGGAGCCTCAGTATGCCGAGCAGGTTCTCGAAGAAGAGAAGTGTGATTTTATCGGTTCTGCCCGCACCTTCTTTGCGGACCCTGACTGGGCGGTCAAGGCCAGGGAAGGAAGAGAAAAGGAGATCCGCAAATGCATCTCCTGCCTGTACTGTATGGAGACTTTGATGGCGGCGGACTTAAGTCCGGTTCCTATGGGCTGTGCAATCAACTTCCAGGGATGCCGGGAATCACAGTATAATGACGACACGCTTAAGAAGGACGGCAATGGAAGAACGGTGGCGGTCATCGGAGCAGGCCCGGCAGGAATGGAAGCAGCCAGAGTCCTTGCAATGCGTGGATTTAATCCGGTAGTGTTTGAAAAGCAGGAACAGGCAGGCGGTCAGATCGTGCTGGCTTCCAAGCCTCCTAAGAAGGAAAAGACAGGATGGCTGGTAGAGTACCAGAAGCACCAGCTAGAGAAACTGGGCGTGGAGGTACGCCTGAATACGGCGCCCACCATGGAAGAACTGAAGGCATTAGAGCCTTATGCCGTGTTCGTATCCCAAGGATCTAAGCCGATCATGCCCCGCTCGATCAAAGGCATTGACGGCGAGCAGGTTTATACGCCTGTTGAGATCCTAAATGGCAGCGTAACGCTGAAAGATAAGAACGTGTGCGTGGTTGGCTCCGGCATGACGGGCATAGAGACTGCAGAACTGCTGTGCGAGCAGGGAAATAAAGTATCCGTATTCGAGATGGCCGACGACATAGGGCCTGGTATCTTCTTCCAGAACCTGATTGATGTATTGGGACGCGTCAATTCTTATGGTACAATGTTATATCCGAAGCACCGACTGGTGGAACTAGACGGCACAAAAGCGGTATTTGAGACGACAGACACCAAAGAGCAGGAGAGTTACGAATTCGACGCAGTGGTAGTTTCTCTTGGAACAGCATCCAATACGGAGTTAAAAGAAGAGATTGAGAAGGAATTCGAGAAAGTGGAATTCTTAGGAGACGCCCTGAAAGCAGGAAGAATCGAGAATGCGATCCGTACCGGGTATCTGGCAGCGGCAGAATTAGATTAA
- a CDS encoding iron-containing alcohol dehydrogenase has product MLKSGTYTQLAPILFGNGCAGQAGEAVGNLGCKKVLLVSDEGVLAAGAVETVKKALLGAGIQVIVWAEAQTDCPEDTVKAAAAIGRNGSVDGVVGVGGGSVLDTAKAVSAVIPNDVQVLDDIVLYLSGQKNYANQPLPVIEIPTTAGTGSESTFVAVVTSEKLDCKIGLPVPPAYGIVDSELTKTVPSYITAFTGMDALSHANESLTEQTNTPHSDLLAYEAIRLIKENLPLAVEDGTDMEARDRLAFASNIAGISFNESGVHIGHSAAHALGHLYHIPHGVCCANMTPAIIKFAAKTYPEKMKKLGNIMGAKITSDDPEVIGTQAADAVRKFAASIGVKTFKELGLSKDQVLAAKPMFYGDPLCMAFGGEVTEQDVTDILTDAYEG; this is encoded by the coding sequence ATGTTAAAATCAGGAACATATACGCAATTAGCACCAATATTATTTGGAAATGGATGTGCAGGCCAGGCAGGAGAGGCAGTGGGAAATCTTGGATGCAAGAAGGTCCTGCTGGTCAGCGATGAGGGAGTCCTTGCGGCAGGGGCTGTGGAAACGGTAAAAAAGGCCCTTTTAGGAGCGGGAATCCAGGTTATCGTGTGGGCAGAGGCTCAGACGGACTGTCCGGAAGATACGGTAAAGGCCGCTGCGGCTATTGGAAGGAATGGATCCGTGGACGGAGTCGTCGGCGTAGGAGGAGGAAGCGTGCTGGATACAGCCAAAGCAGTATCCGCGGTAATCCCCAATGACGTTCAGGTGCTGGATGACATCGTCTTATATCTGAGCGGACAGAAGAATTACGCGAATCAGCCGCTGCCTGTGATCGAGATACCTACAACGGCAGGTACAGGCTCTGAAAGCACATTTGTCGCTGTTGTCACTTCCGAGAAGCTGGACTGCAAGATCGGGCTACCGGTTCCTCCTGCCTATGGCATCGTGGATTCAGAACTGACAAAGACGGTTCCTTCATATATTACGGCATTTACTGGAATGGACGCGCTTTCCCACGCTAACGAGTCACTGACGGAACAGACGAATACGCCGCATTCAGACTTGCTGGCTTATGAGGCGATCCGGCTGATCAAGGAGAACCTGCCTCTGGCTGTGGAAGATGGAACGGATATGGAAGCGAGAGACAGGCTTGCGTTCGCCAGCAACATCGCAGGAATCTCTTTCAATGAATCAGGAGTCCATATCGGTCATTCCGCGGCTCATGCGCTGGGACATCTATATCACATACCGCACGGCGTATGCTGCGCGAATATGACGCCAGCCATCATCAAGTTTGCGGCAAAGACCTATCCGGAGAAGATGAAGAAGTTAGGAAATATCATGGGAGCCAAGATTACGTCGGATGACCCGGAAGTAATCGGAACCCAGGCAGCAGACGCAGTCCGTAAGTTCGCGGCTTCCATCGGCGTAAAGACCTTCAAAGAACTGGGGCTTTCCAAAGATCAGGTACTGGCTGCCAAGCCGATGTTCTATGGAGATCCTCTGTGCATGGCATTCGGAGGGGAGGTTACGGAACAAGATGTGACGGATATCCTGACGGATGCATATGAAGGCTAG
- a CDS encoding iron-containing alcohol dehydrogenase, which produces MLKEGEYKQIAPVLFGSGTIEEAGKKAKELGVPHILLVCDDGVKKTGLDARAAKILDGDNVKVTQWSGVQTDCPDETVEEAVKIVTDNQVDGIIGIGGGSVLDTAKAIAATAANGIGILDDIISYLAGEKQYENHPLPLMLVPTTAGTGSESTFVAVVTSSRLDAKIGLPCSADCAIVDPELTMTVPPYVTAFTGLDALSHANEALAEKKNTPHSDLLAYEVIRIVKEWLPVAVADGSNKEARENLSFASNLAGIAFNESGVHIGHACAHALGHLHHIPHGVCCAILTPAVIRLQALYYPEKMKQLGNLMGAEIVSDDPEEIGRKAAEAVRNFVKEVGIPSLKEQGFAKEQIMEALPVVEHDPLAYAFDGQVTEDVIKNLLEYAYNEE; this is translated from the coding sequence ATGTTAAAAGAAGGCGAATATAAACAGATCGCTCCCGTATTATTCGGGAGCGGCACGATCGAAGAGGCCGGCAAGAAGGCAAAAGAACTGGGCGTGCCCCACATCCTTCTGGTCTGCGATGACGGCGTGAAAAAGACAGGCCTTGACGCCAGGGCAGCAAAAATCCTTGATGGAGACAACGTAAAGGTGACACAGTGGAGCGGCGTGCAGACCGACTGCCCGGATGAGACGGTGGAGGAAGCAGTCAAAATAGTCACGGACAATCAGGTAGACGGAATCATCGGCATCGGAGGCGGAAGCGTGCTGGACACGGCAAAGGCGATCGCTGCTACGGCTGCAAATGGAATCGGAATCCTGGATGATATCATCTCTTATCTTGCGGGGGAGAAACAGTATGAGAATCATCCGCTGCCTCTGATGCTGGTCCCAACGACAGCAGGGACAGGATCGGAGAGCACCTTTGTGGCTGTCGTGACATCCAGCAGGCTGGATGCCAAGATCGGGCTTCCATGCTCTGCCGACTGCGCCATTGTAGACCCGGAACTGACCATGACCGTACCGCCATATGTGACGGCATTTACCGGACTTGACGCACTGTCCCATGCAAACGAGGCACTTGCCGAGAAGAAGAATACGCCGCATTCTGATCTGCTGGCTTACGAGGTAATCCGCATCGTCAAGGAGTGGCTGCCTGTAGCGGTGGCCGACGGCAGCAACAAAGAGGCGAGAGAGAATCTGTCTTTTGCCAGCAATCTGGCAGGAATCGCGTTCAATGAGTCGGGAGTGCATATCGGACATGCTTGTGCTCACGCGCTGGGACACCTCCACCATATTCCGCACGGCGTATGCTGCGCCATCCTGACTCCGGCAGTAATCCGTCTTCAGGCATTGTACTATCCGGAGAAGATGAAGCAGCTGGGAAATCTCATGGGGGCAGAGATTGTTTCCGACGATCCAGAAGAGATTGGAAGGAAGGCAGCAGAGGCGGTCAGGAACTTTGTAAAAGAAGTGGGGATTCCGTCTCTTAAGGAACAGGGATTTGCCAAGGAACAGATTATGGAAGCCTTGCCGGTGGTAGAGCATGATCCCCTGGCCTACGCATTTGACGGGCAGGTAACGGAAGATGTAATCAAGAACCTCCTGGAATATGCCTATAACGAAGAGTAA
- a CDS encoding Crp/Fnr family transcriptional regulator — protein MKEYIEEFKKMPLFKGIKEEEMEPMLTCIGGKVKQYKKGAIIALANEPVKYVGILLSGKVHMIKEDLWGSKTILAIMRQNEVFGETFACGSRPDSAVTFLAAEDTNVLYLPFRKVLHSCNLSCIFHHRLIENMVTLIADKNWQLMEKVEVTSKKTLRDKILTYLSLQAQKNGSKYFEIPLGRIELAEYLCADRSAMTRELANMKEAGLIDYEKNTFRLLR, from the coding sequence ATGAAGGAATACATAGAAGAATTTAAGAAAATGCCGCTTTTTAAAGGAATTAAGGAAGAAGAGATGGAACCCATGCTGACCTGCATTGGAGGCAAGGTTAAGCAGTACAAGAAGGGGGCCATCATAGCGCTTGCGAACGAGCCCGTAAAGTATGTGGGGATTCTTCTGTCCGGCAAGGTACACATGATTAAGGAGGACCTGTGGGGAAGTAAGACGATTCTAGCAATCATGCGCCAAAATGAGGTGTTTGGGGAAACTTTCGCCTGTGGAAGCCGGCCGGATTCCGCCGTGACATTTTTGGCGGCGGAGGATACGAATGTTCTATACCTGCCATTTCGAAAGGTGCTCCATTCCTGCAACTTGTCCTGTATTTTCCACCATCGTCTGATCGAGAATATGGTGACGCTGATCGCGGATAAGAATTGGCAGCTGATGGAGAAAGTAGAGGTGACCTCCAAAAAAACGCTGCGTGATAAGATCCTTACTTACCTGTCTTTGCAGGCGCAGAAAAACGGAAGCAAATATTTTGAAATCCCGCTTGGAAGAATCGAACTGGCGGAGTATCTATGCGCCGACAGAAGCGCCATGACCCGGGAACTCGCCAATATGAAAGAGGCAGGCCTTATCGACTATGAAAAGAATACCTTCCGGCTGCTAAGGTAA
- a CDS encoding ABC transporter substrate-binding protein, which yields MKKKKYVYTAVVMLTALLLAGCAGSVKAKTDGGNGAKDKKEESSGKVSFQDDRGKEVTVQNPENVAALSGSLAHIWTLAGGEPSCVTSDALEEARIKLPEDVVNAGRLSEPSAETILGAGVDFAILTSTLEGHIKLAETLEETGIPTACLEVETFDDYLSVLDIFTRITGRADLYERYGTDVKAQVDARIEACEGKEGPDVLLIRAYGTGAKAKNSDNNMTGAMLKDLGCRNIADRDNSILEDLSIEKIIEEDPDFIFVTTMGDDEAAMDVLAKSLTENPAWGTLSAVREDRYIVLPKDLFHYKPNDRWGESYEMLADILYGGEQKQ from the coding sequence ATGAAGAAGAAAAAGTATGTCTATACGGCAGTGGTTATGCTGACCGCCTTATTGCTGGCGGGATGCGCAGGCAGCGTGAAGGCAAAGACCGACGGTGGCAATGGAGCAAAGGACAAGAAAGAGGAATCTTCAGGGAAGGTATCCTTTCAGGATGACAGGGGCAAGGAAGTGACCGTGCAAAACCCGGAAAATGTAGCGGCCTTGTCCGGGAGCCTGGCTCATATCTGGACGCTGGCCGGTGGTGAGCCCTCTTGCGTGACCTCGGACGCGCTGGAAGAGGCGCGCATAAAACTGCCGGAGGATGTCGTGAATGCTGGAAGATTGTCCGAGCCCAGCGCGGAGACGATCCTTGGAGCCGGAGTGGATTTTGCCATACTGACCTCTACGCTGGAGGGGCATATCAAACTGGCAGAGACGTTGGAAGAAACTGGGATACCTACCGCGTGTTTGGAAGTAGAGACCTTTGATGATTATCTGTCAGTACTGGATATTTTTACCCGGATTACGGGAAGGGCGGACCTGTATGAAAGATATGGAACGGATGTAAAAGCACAAGTGGATGCCCGGATAGAAGCCTGCGAGGGAAAAGAAGGGCCGGATGTGCTTCTGATCCGTGCATATGGAACGGGAGCCAAGGCGAAGAATAGTGACAATAACATGACCGGAGCCATGTTAAAGGATCTGGGATGCAGGAATATCGCGGACCGTGATAATTCCATCCTGGAGGATCTGAGCATAGAGAAGATTATCGAGGAAGATCCGGATTTTATCTTCGTAACGACTATGGGAGATGACGAGGCGGCAATGGACGTTCTGGCGAAGAGCCTGACGGAGAATCCGGCGTGGGGAACGCTTAGCGCGGTCAGGGAAGATCGCTATATCGTGCTCCCGAAAGACCTGTTCCACTATAAGCCAAATGACAGATGGGGGGAGAGTTATGAGATGCTTGCGGACATCCTCTATGGCGGGGAGCAGAAGCAATAA
- a CDS encoding FecCD family ABC transporter permease: MRCLRTSSMAGSRSNKQAACFLAVCIVLLVAAVLLSLCVGAVLLRPSELFGMLSDPGSGGARIFWHVRLPRTLAAVLAGSALAVVGILIQTVLNNPLAGPNIIGVNSGAGLGAVLAFALFPTLPKLVPLTAFIGALLAVLLVYGLSRKIRASHMTLILAGVAVNAFLSAGIDLIIMLVPDAMLSSNTFRNGGLAGITLKRLSPAWLAILACIILAWMMAKELDILGLGEETARSLGLSTERVRLIFLVLAAALAGTAISISGLLGFVGLIVPHVVRLFAGNEAGRSIPAAAILGAAFLTFCDVLARSLFAPYEIPVGILLSMLGGPFFLWLIARRCRHV, translated from the coding sequence ATGAGATGCTTGCGGACATCCTCTATGGCGGGGAGCAGAAGCAATAAGCAGGCGGCCTGTTTCCTTGCCGTTTGTATCGTGCTTCTTGTGGCAGCGGTCCTTTTGAGCCTGTGCGTTGGGGCAGTGCTCTTAAGGCCATCCGAATTATTCGGTATGCTGTCAGACCCAGGCTCTGGGGGCGCAAGGATATTCTGGCATGTGCGCCTTCCAAGGACCTTGGCGGCAGTGCTTGCAGGAAGCGCGCTGGCGGTGGTGGGCATCCTTATCCAGACGGTTCTAAACAATCCTCTGGCCGGGCCCAACATTATCGGCGTTAATTCCGGAGCCGGACTTGGAGCCGTCCTGGCATTCGCCTTATTTCCGACGCTGCCTAAGCTTGTTCCGCTTACTGCTTTCATAGGCGCGCTCCTGGCGGTGCTGCTGGTATATGGATTGTCAAGAAAGATTCGGGCGTCCCATATGACGCTGATTCTGGCTGGCGTCGCGGTAAATGCATTTCTGAGCGCCGGGATCGACCTGATCATTATGCTGGTTCCCGATGCCATGCTAAGCAGCAACACGTTCCGCAATGGAGGGCTTGCGGGGATAACGCTGAAGCGTCTGTCTCCAGCCTGGCTTGCGATTCTTGCCTGCATCATTCTTGCCTGGATGATGGCTAAGGAACTGGATATCCTGGGACTGGGCGAGGAGACGGCCAGAAGTCTGGGTCTTTCGACAGAACGGGTAAGGCTGATCTTCCTGGTTCTGGCAGCGGCGCTTGCGGGAACTGCAATCAGCATCTCGGGATTGCTGGGATTCGTAGGCCTGATTGTCCCCCATGTGGTTCGCCTGTTTGCCGGAAACGAGGCAGGAAGAAGCATCCCGGCGGCAGCGATCTTAGGCGCGGCTTTCCTTACCTTCTGTGACGTGCTGGCAAGAAGCCTGTTTGCGCCCTATGAGATTCCTGTGGGGATTCTGCTCTCCATGCTTGGAGGTCCATTCTTCCTGTGGCTGATCGCAAGGAGGTGCCGGCATGTTTAA
- a CDS encoding ABC transporter ATP-binding protein, which yields MFKLRDVKVCYERKTALRNINLTFERGRITVLLGPNGCGKSTLLKVAAGQVRPSQGCVTVDDRALEGMKPEEIAKKVAFLPQSHAAPNISAGKLVLHGRFPYLRFPRRYTAADEKIAEESMEQIRISSLASFNMQELSGGEKQKVYIAMALCQQTDAVFLDEPTTYLDIDCQVMLWNLARQLCDLGKAVVIVTHDITEAMRMADHLVVMKDGCICREGPPEDVRGSLEEVFRVKIKKIEDYYIVDI from the coding sequence ATGTTTAAACTGAGAGACGTTAAGGTGTGCTATGAAAGGAAAACGGCGTTAAGGAATATAAATCTGACCTTCGAAAGAGGAAGAATTACGGTACTATTGGGGCCAAACGGGTGTGGAAAAAGCACGCTTTTAAAAGTCGCGGCAGGCCAAGTGCGACCTTCGCAGGGCTGCGTGACGGTTGATGACAGGGCTTTGGAAGGAATGAAGCCTGAGGAGATTGCGAAAAAAGTGGCGTTCCTGCCGCAAAGTCACGCAGCACCGAATATTTCCGCAGGCAAGCTGGTGCTGCATGGACGTTTTCCCTATCTTCGGTTTCCCAGGCGCTACACTGCTGCAGATGAGAAGATCGCAGAGGAATCAATGGAGCAGATCAGAATCTCATCCCTGGCATCCTTCAATATGCAGGAATTGTCAGGAGGAGAGAAGCAGAAGGTCTATATTGCCATGGCGCTGTGCCAGCAGACGGATGCTGTATTCTTGGATGAGCCCACGACTTATCTGGATATAGACTGCCAGGTGATGCTGTGGAATCTGGCAAGGCAGCTCTGCGATTTGGGCAAGGCGGTGGTGATCGTAACCCATGATATCACGGAAGCAATGAGAATGGCAGATCATCTTGTAGTGATGAAGGATGGATGCATCTGCCGGGAGGGACCGCCGGAAGACGTGCGTGGATCTCTGGAAGAGGTATTTCGTGTGAAGATAAAGAAAATAGAAGACTATTACATTGTGGATATCTAA